Proteins found in one Silene latifolia isolate original U9 population unplaced genomic scaffold, ASM4854445v1 scaffold_122, whole genome shotgun sequence genomic segment:
- the LOC141637600 gene encoding uncharacterized protein LOC141637600 has protein sequence MAARKCISVSTLEALGIESKVHDIFSVLGLEGLYNLQEISYHNLTLEFLSSFTDDKDTHAVSFRLKNITFSLASDAFADHLGVGKRVEGHHDMIEKDMKASSEIVAKRVTKIIELMDLVTMIEDPQCELLLLRAYLQAKLLRPSGIVDVGPTFDDALRVFSETTGSAFLRDPSEIAAPKLMKKLAYICFATVAVASESVFSLTLRQLTLWKYQQGAHSSDWLRAVPISGLGQTMNARTYRSHVDCGAILETHVKSDKAPLIANRVFGNYNCEDNYGAHYNGRIWILWNPMTVLVNVFATSPQLIHISLLHLVTNKVLHITFVYAFNVAADKRDLWATLGHLSVSTTGPWVCMGDFNMVLGSDERNGSSHQNYAEMKEFSDCLDACGLGYYGNRIGILFQKLKALRTAVRGLHKEEYFGIDRRVNEAKTALLDCQSDILQTGGNSLLFQREKLLTEKFKALKSAEIKALHQRAKCKHIQLNDGSTIYFYSLIQERRLSKNIGFIGNSAGTLCYGRKDVAQAFIQFYTDLLGSTATVKEFSPSLFNQGTLLHAHQDFHTRPVSDDEILAALRSIDRNKSPGVDGYSYGFFLDAWGSIGSDFCASAKEYFVKGIMPKVANSTLITLIPKVTTLNTVGDFMPISLCTTFYKTMSKVIANRLREVLGVLVGPKQAAFVQGQDLFYNSLLAHELTHKYNRKHLTPRCILKVDIRKAFDSVNWEFIRSSLIGFGFPVNFIRILIPPKMCEVKPHTSCFCDDLLVFTRGNVPSVIAVARCLEVFAGYSGLQANPLKSCLYFGGVASEGASILLPKGIVKSIQQICSRLFWGYECGSRRMVYRSWASFCYPRNEGGMDIKEVLTWNKTQFLKWIWKLEHKPQSLLVQWVKAYIIQHGSFWQLPFKSSDSWNWSNLLKVRDWFLALMGTTEDAQLILAGDVVGKFPGSVIYLV, from the exons ATGGCCGCAAGGAAGTGTATATCGGTGAGTACTTTGGAGGCATTGGGAATAGAGAGCAAGGTACATGACATCTTTTCAGTCCTTGGGTTGGAGGGATTGTACAACCTACAGGAAATAAGCTACCATAACCTCACTCTCGAGTTTTTAAGCTCTTTCACCGATGATAAAGATACCCATGCCGTGAGCTTTAGGCTCAAAAATATCACCTTCAGCCTAGCTAGTGACGCCTTTGCCGACCACTTGGGAGTGGGTAAGCGAGTCGAGGGTCACCATGATATGATTGAGAAAGACATGAAAGCTTCGAG tgagattgtggcgaagagagtgactAAGATCATTGAGCTTATGGACTTGGTCACGatgattgaggacccgcaatgtgaatTGCTTCTACTGAGAGCTT atttgcaggctaagctcctacgaccttctggtattgtagatgTTGGTCCTACTTTTGACGATGCCTTGCGGGTGTTTTCTGAGACTACAGGTTCTGCTTTCTTACGTGatcctagtgaaattgctgcccctaaacttatgaagaaattggcataTATATGTTTTGCGACGGTTGCTGTTGCTTCAgaatctgttttctctttgacactgCGACAACTTACGTTGTGGAAGTATCAGCAGGGtgcccactcctctgattggttgcgtgcggttcctatctctggGTTGGGCCAGACTATGAATgcgaggacttaccgtagt CATGTGGACTGTGGAGCCATTCTTGAAACTCATGTTAAAAGTGACAAGGCTCCCTTAATTGCCAATAGGGTTTTTGGTAATTATAATTGTGAGGATAACTATGGTGCTCATTACAATGGTCGAATATGGATTCTGTGGAATCCCATGACTGTGTTGGTTAATGTGTTCGCTACTAGTCCTCAATTGATCCATATCTCTCTTCTTCATCTTGTGACTAATAAGGTGTTGCACATTACTTTTGTCTATGCTTTTAATGTAGCTGCTGATAAGAGAGACTTATGGGCAACGCTTGGTCATTTGTCTGTTTCTACTACTGGCCCCTGGGTGTGTATGGGAGACTTTAACATGGTCCTTGGTTCTGATGAAAGAAATGGCAGTTCCCACCAAAATTATGCTGAAATGAAAGAGTTTTCTGACTGTTTGGATGCTTGTGGCCTG GGCTATTATGGTAACAGGATTGGTATTCTCTTCCAGAAACTTAAAGCTCTTAGGACTGCTGTAAGAGGTCTGCATAAAGAGGAATACTTTGGTATTGATAGACGGGTGAACGAGGCTAAGACTGCTCTACTTGACTGCCAGTCTGATATCCTTCAAACTGGAGGCAATTCTCTCTTATTTCAGCGGGAAAAGCTTCTTACTGAAAAGTTTAAAGCTCTCAAGTCTGCTGAGATTAAAGCTCTTCATCAAAGAGCTAAATGTAAGCACATTCAGCTCAATGATGGCTCCACTATATATTTTTACTCCTTGATTCAGGAGAGGAGACTAAGCAAGAATATTGGGTTTATAGGAAATTCTGCTGGGACTTTGTGTTATGGCAGGAAGGATGTAGCACAGGCTTTCATTCAGTTTTACACTGACTTGTTGGGCTCTACTGCTACTGTGAAGGAGTTTTCCCCCTCCCTCTTTAATCAAGGGACCCTGCTGCATGCCCATCAGGATTTTCATACAAGGCCAGTCTCTGATGATGAAATTCTTGCTGCTTTAAGATCTATTGACAGAAATAAGAGCCCAGGTGTCGATGGTTATTCATATGGCTTCTTTCTGGATGCTTGGGGGAGTATAGGATCTGATTTCTGTGCTTCTGCAAAGGAATACTTTGTCAAGGGCATCATGCCAAAAGTAGCTAATTCGACTTTGATTACTTTGATCCCTAAGGTGACTACTCTAAACACAGTTGGTGATTTCATGCCTATTTCTCTATGTACTACCTTCTATAAAACTATGAGTAAGGTCATTGCAAATAGGCTTAGAGAAGTTTTAGGGGTTCTTGTTGGGCCTAAGCAGGCAGCATTTGTTCAAGGACAAGATCTTTTTTATAACTCCTTGCTTGCACATGAGCTAACACACAAATACAATAGGAAACACCTCACTCCCAGGTGCATACTTAAAGTTGACATCAGGAAGGCCTTTGACTCTGTTAATTGGGAGTTTATCAGGAGTAGCTTAATAGGATTTGGGTTCCCTGTAAACTTTATTAG GATTCTCATACCACCCAAAATGTGTGAAGTTAAACCTCACACATCTTGTTTTTGCGATGACCTGTTGGTATTTACAAGAGGGAATGTGCCCTCAGTCATTGCTGTGGCAAGGTGTCTTGAGGTATTTGCTGGGTACTCTGGTTTACAGGCTAATCCCCTTAAGTCTTGTCTCTATTTTGGAGGAGTAGCTAGTGAG GGGGCTAGCATTCTTCTTCCTAAAGGGATTGTAAAAAGCATCCAACAGATTTGTAGCAGACTCTTCTGGGGTTATGAATGTGGTTCAAGAAGAATGGTTTATAGGAGTTGGGCTAGTTTTTGCTACCCCAGAAATGAAGGTGGAATGGACATCAAAGAGGTCTTGACATGGAATAAAACGCAATTTCTGAAATGGATATGGAAACTTGAACATAAGCCTCAAAGTTTATTGGTTCAATGGGTTAAAGCTTATATTATACAGCATGGCAGCTTCTGGCAACTCCCATTTAAGAGCTCTGATTCTTGGAATTGGTCAAATCTTCTAAAGGTAAGGGATTGGTTTTTAGCTTTAATGGGGACAACTGAGGACGCACAACTGATTCTTGCAGGGGATGTGGTGGGTAAGTTCCCTGGTTCAGTCATATATCTTGTGTGA